In Dasypus novemcinctus isolate mDasNov1 chromosome 10, mDasNov1.1.hap2, whole genome shotgun sequence, one DNA window encodes the following:
- the LOC101431920 gene encoding olfactory receptor 1S1-like, with protein sequence MHQGNQTTITQFLLLGLSNQAELQTLLFGLFLGVYLITMAGNGLIILAIGLDSYLHTPMYLFLANLSFADVSSISTSVPKMLTNIQTKSQSISYENCITQMYFSIVFVVLDNFLLGVMAYDRFVAICHPLHYTTIMQLKLCVLLTVIPWVLSNLVALTHTLLLVQLLFCDRNALPHFFCDLAPLLKLSCSDTMINELVLFVMGLSVITFPFALILFSYISIIKAVLRITSTEGKWKAFSTCGSHLIIILLFYGTIVGVYFFPSSIHTEDRDKIGAVLFTVVIPMVNPFIYSLRNKDMKAALRKLINRKCFSF encoded by the coding sequence ATGCACCAAGGAAACCAAACCACCATCACTCAGTTCCTGCTCCTGGGACTCTCCAACCAGGCTGAGCTGCAGACACTCCTCTTTGGGCTTTTCCTGGGTGTATACCTGATCACTATGGCTGGGAATGGGCTCATCATTCTGGCCATCGGCTTGGATTCTTACCTTCACACCCCTATGTATCTCTTCCTTGCAAATCTCTCTTTTGCCGATGTTTCCTCCATTTCTACCTCAGTCCCCAAAATGCTGACAAATATTCAGACCAAGAGTCAATCCATCTCCTATGAGAACTGCATCACACAGATGTACTTTTCCATCGTGTTTGTTGTCCTTGATAATTTCCTCTTGGGGGttatggcctatgaccgctttgtggcTATCTGCCACCCACTGCACTACACTACCATCATGCAGCTGAAGCTCTGCGTTTTGCTTACAGTCATCCCGTGGGTCCTCAGTAATCTCGTTGCCCTGACACACACCCTTCTGCTGGTTCAGTTGCTCTTCTGTGACAGGAATGCTCTCCCACACTTCTTCTGTGACCTGGCCCCTCTCCTCAAACTGTCCTGCTCCGATACAATGATCAATGAGCTTGTGTTGTTTGTCATGGGCTTATCAGTTATCACCTTCCCATTTGCCCTCATTCTCTTCTCCTACATCAGCATCATCAAGGCCGTCCTGAGAATTACATCCACAGAAGGAAAGTGGAAAGCCTTCTCCACCTGTGGCTCTCACCTGATAATTATATTACTCTTCTATGGGACCATCGTAGGGGTTTACTTCTTCCCCTCTTCCATTCACACTGAGGACAGAGATAAGATTGGTGCAGTGCTATTCACTGTGGTGATACCCATGGTGAATCCTTTCATCTATAGCCTAAGGAACAAGGACATGAAAGCAGCCCTGAGAAAGCTTATCAATAGGAAATGTTTCTCCTTTTGA
- the LOC101431488 gene encoding olfactory receptor 9Q2 yields MAEGNYTVVTKFFLTAFTEHPEWGLLLFLVFLSFYQVTLLGNAGMIILIRKDRRLHTPMYFFLSHLSFVDICYSSVIIPQLLVVLLEHGAVISQTRCAAQFFLFTFFASIDCYLLAIMAYDRYVAVCQPLLYATIMTEKVCLGLVAGAYAAGFSSAFVRTVTAFTLSFCGNNEINFIFCDLPPLLKLTCGESYTQEVVIIVFAMFVMPACTLVILGTYLLIIIAIMQIRSAGGRAKTFSTCASHLTAVALFFGTLIFMYLRDNSGQSSEKDRVVSVLYTVVTPMLNPLIYSLRNKEVKEAVMKTLNRPKVSRKS; encoded by the coding sequence ATGGCAGAGGGGAATTACACGGTAGTGACCAAGTTCTTCCTTACTGCATTCACTGAACATCCTGAGTGGGGACTTCTTCTCTTCCTGGTATTTTTGAGTTTCTACCAGGTCACTCTGCTGGGGAATGCAGGAATGATCATCCTGATCCGAAAAGATCGCCGGCTCCACACCCCGATGTACTTCTTCCTCAGCCACCTTTCCTTTGTGGACATCTGCTACTCCTCTGTCATCATCCCTCAGCTGCTGGTGGTGCTTTTGGAACACGGTGCAGTCATCTCTCAAACTCGCTGTGCAGCTCAGTTCTTCCTCTTCACTTTCTTTGCCTCCATTGACTGCTACCTCCTGGCCatcatggcctatgaccgctacgtGGCTGTATGCCAACCCCTGCTTTATGCCACCATCATGACTGAGAAGGTCTGCTTGGGCTTGGTGGCAGGGGCTTATGCTGCTGGTTTTTCCAGTGCTTTTGTTCGAACGGTCACAGCCTTCACTCTCTCCTTTTGTGGAAACAATGAGATCAACTTCATTTTCTGTGACCTCCCACCTCTGCTGAAGCTCACATGTGGGGAAAGCTACACTCAGGAGGTGGTGATCATTGTTTTTGCCATGTTTGTCATGCCTGCTTGTACATTGGTGATCTTGGGGACCTATCTGCTTATCATCATAGCCATCATGCAGATCCGctctgctgggggcagggccaagACCTTTTCTACCTGTGCCTCCCACCTCACTGCAGTTGCGCTCTTCTTTGGCACCCTCATTTTCATGTACCTGCGGGATAACTCGGGCCAGTCTTCAGAGAAAGACCGAGTGGTGTCAGTACTGTATACAGTGGTCACTCCAATGCTGAACCCCCTCATCTATAGCCTGAGGAACAAGGAAGTAAAGGAGGCTGTTATGAAAACCCTGAACAGGCCAAAGGTTTCCAGGAAGTCCTAG